Proteins encoded by one window of Candidatus Odinarchaeum yellowstonii:
- a CDS encoding metallophosphoesterase — MKDTILKPVKDEPALLIVGEGRRILCIADLHLGIEDEFREKGINIAPQSSRLAKLILNIAGKVNAAELLILGDLKHNIPFSTLLEAIHIPEFLKELSGRLKITVIPGNHDTGLKKMLPSYIRLERSTGLVVDFKNTRIGFVHGHSKPAAQVLNSDILVVAHTHPAVRLVDKLYKRFTEPVWIITQFISKNLKNLINDKNFVYERETTKLIIIPAFNPLITGSPVNVNKRRPLLGPVLQSQFIDMENAEIHLLDGTYLGKLSELPKFD; from the coding sequence ATGAAAGATACTATTCTAAAGCCGGTTAAAGATGAACCAGCTCTTCTAATAGTCGGGGAAGGTCGGAGAATCCTCTGCATCGCAGACCTTCACCTAGGAATAGAAGATGAATTCAGAGAAAAAGGGATTAACATAGCGCCTCAAAGCAGCCGGCTCGCTAAACTGATTCTAAACATAGCCGGTAAAGTTAACGCGGCTGAGCTGCTTATACTAGGCGACCTTAAACATAATATCCCTTTCAGCACGCTTCTAGAGGCTATTCACATCCCTGAATTCCTGAAAGAATTATCTGGTAGACTTAAAATCACCGTGATACCAGGTAACCATGATACTGGTTTAAAAAAAATGCTGCCATCATATATACGCTTAGAGCGTTCAACAGGCTTAGTGGTTGATTTCAAAAACACTAGAATAGGATTCGTTCACGGTCATTCTAAACCGGCAGCTCAAGTATTAAACTCGGATATCCTAGTAGTGGCTCACACTCATCCCGCGGTTAGACTAGTAGACAAATTATATAAGAGGTTCACTGAACCTGTGTGGATCATCACCCAGTTTATTTCAAAAAACTTGAAGAATCTAATAAACGATAAAAACTTCGTTTACGAGCGTGAAACCACCAAACTCATAATAATACCCGCTTTTAACCCACTTATAACAGGTTCCCCTGTGAACGTGAATAAGCGGCGCCCACTTCTAGGACCTGTTTTGCAATCTCAATTTATAGATATGGAGAACGCTGAAATCCATTTATTAGACGGCACTTATCTAGGTAAATTAAGCGAGCTCCCTAAATTCGACTAA
- a CDS encoding TIGR00300 family protein, translating into MSEERRVDVEKYPFETIVNLQGHLLDSNIFAQVLGTIYDLDGEIEIIDLKVGRTKEDISYASIRVFAKTNEELQHILDVIQKYGARSPDFEDVELAPATQDGVFPDGFYSTTHHRTYVRYKGEWLEVKNMEMDKGIMIKNGEAYCVPLAKVKKGDLFVVGTKGIRVKPPERPRRRSVFEFMTSSVSSERPVKVYAEAISEEMHKVKAKKGRIVIVAGPAVIHSGGREYLAELIRMGYVDALLAGNAVAVHDLEAGIFGTSLGINLKTVQPMEGGHRHHLVTINEIRKIGSIKKAVEKGIVKDGIMYELVTRNIPFVLAGSIRDDGPLPEVITNTIEAQDRMREVLRNVDLVIMLASTLHSIAVGNMLPSWVKTICVDVNPAVVSKLMDRGTQQAIGVVSDVGAFLPLLVQNLKKYAEPK; encoded by the coding sequence ATGAGCGAGGAAAGACGGGTTGATGTTGAGAAATATCCTTTCGAAACTATTGTAAATTTGCAAGGTCATTTACTTGATTCTAATATTTTCGCACAGGTTCTAGGAACAATATATGATTTAGACGGTGAAATTGAGATTATAGATTTGAAGGTGGGTAGAACTAAAGAAGATATATCCTATGCTTCAATAAGAGTTTTCGCTAAAACCAATGAAGAACTTCAACATATTCTAGATGTTATTCAAAAATATGGAGCTAGATCACCCGACTTCGAAGACGTTGAACTAGCTCCAGCGACTCAGGACGGAGTTTTCCCAGACGGCTTTTATTCAACCACACATCATCGAACATATGTAAGATATAAAGGAGAGTGGCTTGAAGTTAAAAACATGGAGATGGATAAGGGTATAATGATTAAAAACGGGGAGGCTTATTGCGTTCCGTTAGCAAAAGTTAAGAAAGGGGATTTATTTGTGGTTGGAACAAAGGGGATTAGAGTGAAGCCGCCTGAGAGACCTAGGCGTAGAAGCGTATTCGAGTTTATGACTTCAAGTGTTTCCAGTGAGAGGCCTGTGAAAGTTTATGCTGAAGCTATAAGCGAAGAAATGCATAAGGTGAAAGCGAAGAAGGGGCGAATAGTTATAGTAGCTGGACCAGCGGTGATACACTCAGGTGGAAGAGAGTATTTAGCAGAGTTAATTAGAATGGGCTACGTGGACGCGCTTTTAGCTGGTAACGCTGTAGCTGTTCACGATTTAGAAGCCGGGATTTTCGGCACCTCACTAGGTATAAACTTGAAAACAGTTCAACCTATGGAGGGGGGCCACCGCCACCACTTAGTTACGATAAATGAGATTAGAAAAATCGGGTCTATTAAAAAAGCCGTTGAAAAAGGTATTGTTAAAGACGGCATAATGTATGAGCTTGTGACTAGAAACATCCCTTTTGTTTTAGCAGGTTCGATAAGAGATGACGGGCCGCTTCCGGAGGTTATAACAAACACTATTGAAGCTCAAGATAGAATGAGAGAGGTTTTAAGAAACGTTGATTTAGTAATTATGCTAGCTTCAACCCTTCACTCGATAGCTGTCGGAAACATGCTTCCCTCTTGGGTTAAAACTATATGTGTGGATGTGAATCCTGCTGTGGTTTCTAAGCTTATGGATCGTGGAACACAACAAGCTATAGGAGTAGTAAGCGACGTAGGTGCTTTTCTACCCTTACTTGTACAAAATCTTAAGAAATACGCGGAGCCTAAATAG
- a CDS encoding FprA family A-type flavoprotein: protein MPIKELKPGVYSVGAVHPDRRLFDEIIPLPDGTSYNSYLIKGENKTALIDAVDPTKQDVLISNLRKLGVKEIHYIISNHAEQDHSGGIPLVLKEYPEAKVVTNMKCKEMLKELLLIQEDRFTVIGDGDTLSLGGKNLKFIIAPWVHWPETMLTYLIEDSILFSCDLFGSHLASDDYSTSFEADKLLKAAKRYYAEIMMPFRQHIKKHMEALKKIKIEMIAPSHGPIYVKPDLILNAYKEWISDNVKNIVVLPYVSMHGSTLKIVEYLTKALQQRRIEVKPHNLTSTDIGELAMDLVDAATVVLGSPAMLVGAHPSAFYAAYLINILRPKTKYISIIGSYGWGSRVVEQIEGLFTSIKPELIEPVIVKGYPKKDDFEKIDQLADQILTKHRELNLL, encoded by the coding sequence ATGCCGATTAAAGAATTAAAACCTGGAGTTTACTCTGTAGGGGCTGTTCACCCTGATAGAAGGTTATTCGATGAGATAATCCCTCTACCCGACGGAACCTCATATAACTCTTATCTTATTAAAGGAGAAAATAAAACGGCGCTCATAGACGCCGTTGACCCTACTAAACAAGATGTTTTAATAAGTAATCTCAGAAAACTAGGAGTAAAAGAGATACACTACATTATCTCAAACCACGCTGAACAAGATCACTCAGGCGGAATACCCTTAGTTCTAAAAGAATACCCTGAAGCGAAAGTAGTTACGAATATGAAATGCAAGGAGATGCTTAAAGAATTACTGCTCATCCAGGAGGATAGATTTACAGTAATAGGGGACGGGGATACTCTAAGTTTAGGAGGGAAAAACTTAAAATTCATTATAGCTCCCTGGGTTCACTGGCCGGAAACAATGTTAACTTATCTTATAGAGGACTCCATTCTATTTTCATGCGATTTATTCGGTTCACATCTAGCTTCAGATGATTATTCTACAAGCTTTGAAGCTGATAAACTTCTGAAAGCCGCTAAAAGATACTACGCTGAAATCATGATGCCTTTCAGACAGCACATCAAGAAGCATATGGAAGCTCTTAAAAAAATTAAAATAGAGATGATAGCCCCCAGCCATGGCCCCATCTATGTTAAACCTGATCTTATATTGAACGCCTACAAAGAGTGGATTTCAGACAACGTGAAGAATATAGTTGTTTTACCATACGTATCAATGCATGGAAGCACTTTAAAAATTGTTGAATATTTAACTAAAGCTCTTCAACAGAGGAGGATAGAGGTTAAACCACACAATTTAACGAGCACAGATATAGGGGAGCTTGCTATGGATCTTGTAGATGCGGCTACGGTAGTTTTAGGATCCCCTGCAATGCTGGTAGGCGCCCATCCCTCAGCTTTCTATGCAGCCTACCTAATTAACATTCTAAGGCCTAAAACAAAATATATCTCTATAATCGGATCCTACGGTTGGGGTAGTAGAGTAGTCGAGCAAATTGAAGGATTGTTTACATCTATAAAACCTGAGTTAATCGAGCCTGTTATAGTTAAAGGTTATCCTAAAAAAGACGACTTCGAAAAAATAGATCAGCTAGCGGATCAAATATTAACAAAACACAGAGAATTAAACCTTCTTTAA
- a CDS encoding 30S ribosomal protein S4, whose translation MGDPRRLHKKYSKPGHPWQKERLQEELPYMGKYGLRNKRELWKHKTQISRFRQLARKLLGFKTEKTVEAETILIKKLSSLGLISETASLDDILSLTVEDILNRRLQTIVFKKGLANTIYQSRQLITHGHIAVNGKVLKNPGYLVPVSEEAAVDYAFNSPVKNKINVKASA comes from the coding sequence TTGGGCGATCCGAGAAGACTTCACAAAAAATATTCTAAACCAGGGCATCCATGGCAGAAAGAGCGGTTGCAAGAAGAACTCCCGTATATGGGTAAATACGGTTTACGTAATAAAAGGGAGCTATGGAAGCATAAGACTCAAATATCAAGATTCAGACAGTTAGCGCGGAAACTACTAGGTTTTAAAACAGAGAAGACTGTTGAAGCTGAAACCATTTTAATTAAAAAATTAAGCAGCCTAGGGCTTATCTCTGAAACAGCAAGTTTAGATGATATTCTAAGCTTAACAGTAGAGGATATTTTAAATAGAAGGCTTCAAACAATCGTATTCAAGAAGGGGTTAGCTAACACAATATACCAGTCTAGACAGCTTATCACTCACGGCCACATAGCTGTTAACGGTAAAGTTTTAAAGAACCCCGGTTATTTAGTTCCAGTAAGTGAGGAGGCTGCAGTAGATTACGCGTTCAACAGCCCTGTTAAAAATAAAATCAACGTCAAAGCATCCGCGTGA
- a CDS encoding 30S ribosomal protein S13 gives MPTGKNVEVELSLPKEIKHVVRLAKTDLDGTKKAAFALLKIPGINIRFAQAVLKAAQINPSLRLGELDDSQLKKIEEIIQNPVKYNIPYWMVNRVKDLQTGEHLHICGSDLFLKFKEDIDNMRKIKSWKGIRHALNLKVRGQHTRTTTRGGATVGVSRKKVKSGS, from the coding sequence ATGCCAACCGGTAAAAACGTTGAAGTAGAGCTCTCTTTGCCGAAAGAGATTAAGCACGTAGTGCGGCTTGCTAAAACTGATCTCGACGGGACTAAAAAAGCCGCTTTCGCCTTGCTTAAAATACCTGGTATAAATATAAGATTCGCTCAAGCAGTTTTAAAAGCCGCTCAAATTAATCCGAGTCTAAGATTAGGTGAATTAGACGATTCTCAGCTTAAAAAAATTGAGGAAATCATTCAAAACCCTGTAAAATATAATATCCCCTACTGGATGGTTAATAGGGTGAAGGATCTGCAGACCGGGGAACACCTTCATATATGTGGTTCAGATTTATTCTTAAAATTTAAAGAAGATATAGATAATATGAGGAAAATAAAATCTTGGAAGGGTATACGCCACGCTCTAAACCTCAAAGTGAGAGGTCAGCACACTAGAACGACTACAAGAGGCGGGGCTACAGTTGGCGTTAGCAGAAAGAAGGTTAAATCTGGAAGTTAA
- a CDS encoding rubrerythrin family protein, translating to MSETLNNIAKAFIGESVAAVKYTLFAEIADKDGLIEAKNLFIKTAEQEKIHAKIHFRLLSELCAKRNTSILKVAVQLPVELGDTLKNIELALNGEVYEFKTMYPDFAEKAKKEGYEEIAERFQALARAEEGHAEKYNSLMKKIKTLK from the coding sequence ATGAGCGAAACACTAAATAATATAGCTAAAGCTTTTATAGGTGAAAGTGTAGCCGCGGTAAAATACACTTTATTCGCGGAGATAGCTGATAAAGATGGTTTAATAGAAGCGAAAAACCTATTTATTAAAACAGCTGAACAGGAGAAAATTCACGCAAAAATACATTTTAGGCTTTTATCAGAGCTATGCGCTAAAAGAAATACCTCGATTTTAAAAGTGGCGGTTCAGCTTCCTGTAGAGTTAGGTGATACCTTAAAAAATATAGAGTTAGCTTTAAACGGCGAAGTCTACGAGTTTAAAACTATGTATCCTGATTTCGCTGAGAAAGCTAAAAAAGAGGGTTATGAAGAGATAGCTGAGAGGTTTCAAGCATTAGCCAGAGCTGAAGAGGGCCACGCTGAGAAATACAATTCATTAATGAAGAAAATAAAGACCTTAAAATAA
- a CDS encoding Lrp/AsnC family transcriptional regulator, which yields MLRISDFNRILEILKNNSRTPFVKIANKIGKSEAAVRKTVRKLVSAGVIRKFTLEIDYKKLGLNVDAIIGIDATPQSYMNLIEALKGFDEIESLYTSTGDHMIIARCLFENSDKLAVFLKKIEKLSGVIKICPAIILEKVK from the coding sequence ATGTTACGAATATCGGACTTTAATCGAATTCTAGAAATACTCAAAAACAATTCAAGAACACCCTTCGTTAAAATAGCGAATAAGATAGGGAAAAGTGAAGCCGCTGTTAGAAAAACAGTTAGAAAATTGGTTTCCGCAGGCGTTATTAGAAAATTTACTTTAGAAATCGATTATAAGAAACTAGGGTTAAACGTGGACGCGATTATAGGGATAGACGCCACACCGCAATCGTATATGAATCTTATTGAAGCTCTTAAAGGCTTTGATGAAATTGAAAGCTTGTATACTTCAACTGGAGACCACATGATTATAGCTAGATGCTTATTTGAGAACTCGGATAAACTAGCCGTTTTTTTAAAAAAAATCGAGAAGTTAAGCGGGGTTATTAAAATATGCCCTGCTATAATATTAGAGAAGGTAAAGTAG
- a CDS encoding 30S ribosomal protein S11 — MAHIYSSFNDTIVHITDLSGAETIARYSGGMIVKADREESSPYAAMQAAFKAAQAAKDKGVVGIHIKVRAPGGRSAVTPGPGAQAAIRALARAGLRIGRIEENTPIPHDGTRVKGGRRGRRV; from the coding sequence ATAGCTCACATATATAGTAGCTTCAACGATACTATAGTTCATATCACTGATTTAAGCGGCGCTGAAACGATAGCGCGTTACAGCGGCGGTATGATCGTTAAAGCTGATAGAGAGGAGTCAAGTCCATACGCTGCTATGCAAGCCGCTTTTAAAGCCGCTCAAGCAGCTAAAGATAAGGGTGTAGTCGGCATTCATATTAAAGTGAGAGCGCCAGGCGGTCGAAGCGCTGTCACACCCGGTCCAGGAGCTCAAGCCGCTATACGAGCTTTAGCCAGAGCCGGTTTAAGAATAGGTAGAATCGAAGAAAACACGCCTATTCCACACGATGGCACAAGGGTTAAAGGTGGCCGCCGCGGTCGCAGAGTATAA
- a CDS encoding MFS transporter gives MKLNFRSIISLTNIILLISFIGGVIVNMQYVSWELFAIASFRVSMATLGIITSLGELGYSLIHPLTGKLSDLKGRKIILSLSAVFFIIGSSLLAALFNLFFLIPAIIVFRIGAALFDPGFYASVDDSVLTGRRGRRFGLNFSIRVGGGVVAGVLAGFIGLNLGYPYLFAIITGFSFLLLIIILAFKPVKNSAQRSTPFTNYIHQDNIKEQNKIRRRIYLIGALDAFSWSIFYPIFTGMLNLHLHLDVLQIGLASSLQLLAMVFLLPLCGSLSDKHGRKKIFVLSEGIGFFTILGFLFSTNYTTILILQLPMAAVGATYVVSFYPFVMDFSPEVKKAEIIGWSTAIRGISSFPAPFIGGLLFDFFGYNATLITSALLVLGTILLIFLIIPTHIK, from the coding sequence ATGAAACTAAACTTCAGATCTATAATATCTTTAACGAATATAATTCTGCTTATAAGCTTCATAGGCGGCGTAATAGTGAACATGCAGTATGTTTCATGGGAGCTGTTCGCTATAGCCTCTTTCAGGGTGTCAATGGCTACTTTAGGTATTATAACAAGTTTAGGCGAGCTAGGTTACAGTTTAATACACCCGCTGACCGGTAAGCTTTCAGATCTGAAAGGGCGTAAAATCATCTTATCTTTAAGCGCAGTATTTTTTATTATAGGCTCCTCCCTGCTAGCTGCACTTTTTAATCTATTCTTTTTAATACCGGCTATTATAGTGTTCAGAATAGGCGCCGCCTTATTCGATCCAGGGTTTTACGCTTCAGTCGATGATAGTGTTTTAACTGGGAGGCGTGGAAGAAGATTCGGATTAAATTTTTCTATCAGAGTTGGAGGAGGGGTGGTGGCTGGAGTTCTAGCAGGGTTTATCGGTTTAAATCTAGGTTACCCGTATCTCTTCGCTATAATCACCGGTTTTTCATTTTTACTCTTAATTATAATACTCGCCTTTAAACCCGTTAAGAATAGCGCTCAGCGTTCAACACCTTTTACTAACTATATTCACCAGGATAACATTAAGGAACAGAATAAGATAAGGCGTAGAATATATTTGATCGGTGCGTTAGACGCGTTTTCATGGTCTATTTTTTACCCTATTTTCACAGGTATGCTTAACCTCCACCTTCACCTTGATGTTCTTCAAATAGGTTTAGCTAGCAGTCTGCAACTGTTAGCTATGGTTTTTCTTCTCCCGCTCTGCGGCTCTCTATCAGATAAACATGGTCGGAAAAAAATTTTCGTTCTCTCTGAGGGAATAGGTTTTTTCACGATACTAGGCTTCTTATTTTCAACTAATTATACTACCATCTTAATTTTGCAGCTCCCTATGGCTGCTGTAGGTGCCACTTACGTGGTAAGCTTTTACCCGTTTGTAATGGATTTCTCCCCCGAAGTAAAGAAAGCTGAAATAATAGGCTGGTCAACGGCGATAAGAGGTATCTCCTCTTTTCCCGCTCCTTTTATAGGAGGATTACTATTCGATTTCTTTGGTTATAACGCAACTTTAATAACCTCAGCGCTCCTAGTGTTGGGAACGATTCTATTAATATTTCTAATCATACCTACTCATATTAAATAA